A genomic window from Deltaproteobacteria bacterium includes:
- a CDS encoding LemA family protein, whose translation MGKGLKTLLIVLAVLFVIVAIPFFYLKATYNSLVSMDEEVKAAWAQVENQLQRRYDLIPNYVETVKGYAAHEKEVLMGVTEARAKVGGAGNISEKIEANNRLSAALGRLLLVVERYPDLKANTNFIRLQDELAGTENRIAVERRRYNEKVKEYNIKIRRFPTNIIAGFFGFEKAPFFEVPKERQEVPKVKFTNE comes from the coding sequence ATGGGTAAAGGACTGAAGACACTTCTGATCGTTCTGGCTGTACTGTTTGTTATCGTCGCAATCCCCTTCTTTTATCTCAAGGCCACTTACAACAGCCTCGTGAGCATGGATGAGGAGGTCAAGGCCGCATGGGCCCAGGTGGAAAACCAGCTCCAGCGGAGATATGACCTGATTCCCAATTATGTAGAAACCGTGAAGGGGTATGCGGCCCACGAAAAGGAAGTCTTGATGGGTGTAACAGAGGCCCGGGCCAAAGTGGGAGGAGCGGGAAATATCAGTGAAAAGATCGAGGCCAACAACCGCCTTTCGGCCGCCCTGGGCCGGTTGCTCCTGGTCGTCGAACGATACCCGGATCTTAAGGCCAATACCAACTTCATCCGCCTCCAGGACGAGTTGGCCGGGACGGAAAACCGAATCGCGGTTGAACGGCGGCGTTACAACGAGAAGGTCAAGGAATACAATATCAAGATACGTCGGTTTCCGACCAATATCATTGCGGGGTTCTTCGGCTTTGAAAAGGCCCCCTTCTTTGAGGTT
- a CDS encoding TPM domain-containing protein, producing MLLRTGRYYKSLCLSLFACMLILLWAGMLRAETPIPKPKGLVNDFADVIPPSYEDRLKALTQELLQKTGVPVVVVTMPDIGGAEYNDYANRLYSSWGIGKKGEDKGVLIFITIKERKMRIETGYGVEGILPDGLVGEIRDKYMIPYLKENKFGEGLLYGAAAVAQVIAKDAGVKLTGQVQVKVPKKRSRGFSFLPLIAIFALFFLLNTRGRGGRGIFFLPLLMGGGFRHGGGGFGGSFGGFGGGFGGFGGGMSGGGGAGGGF from the coding sequence ATGCTTTTAAGAACCGGAAGATACTATAAGAGCTTATGCCTCTCCCTTTTCGCTTGCATGCTCATCCTTCTTTGGGCCGGAATGCTTCGGGCGGAGACCCCGATCCCGAAGCCAAAGGGGCTGGTGAACGATTTTGCCGACGTGATCCCGCCTTCTTACGAAGATCGGCTGAAGGCCTTGACCCAGGAGTTGCTCCAAAAAACCGGTGTTCCGGTGGTAGTGGTAACCATGCCCGATATCGGAGGGGCGGAATACAACGACTATGCCAACCGGCTTTATAGCTCATGGGGAATCGGCAAGAAAGGAGAGGACAAAGGGGTCCTGATCTTCATCACCATCAAGGAGCGGAAGATGAGGATCGAGACAGGGTACGGCGTGGAGGGAATCCTCCCGGACGGTCTGGTGGGTGAGATCCGCGACAAGTACATGATCCCTTACCTTAAAGAGAACAAATTCGGGGAAGGATTGCTTTACGGTGCTGCTGCGGTGGCCCAGGTGATTGCCAAGGATGCCGGGGTGAAATTAACCGGGCAGGTCCAGGTGAAAGTGCCGAAGAAAAGGAGTCGTGGATTCTCCTTCCTCCCGTTGATTGCCATTTTTGCACTTTTTTTTCTCCTGAACACCAGGGGCCGGGGAGGCCGGGGAATCTTTTTCCTTCCGCTTCTTATGGGTGGCGGTTTCAGGCACGGCGGGGGCGGTTTCGGTGGGAGTTTCGGGGGCTTCGGGGGCGGTTTCGGTGGCTTCGGCGGAGGCATGAGCGGGGGTGGAGGTGCCGGTGGAGGTTTTTAA
- a CDS encoding nucleotidyltransferase domain-containing protein, giving the protein MPKIPKDPKEILEAFSADYQALFGENLVSIILYGSAAADGYRPGKSDINFMVVLTEEGIDDLERALPLVEKWKKRNVAVPLFLTQNYIRTSTDVFPVEYLGFHRRHHLVYGKDLLSDLSFDPQWVRLQCEREIKGKLLLLREAYFQAGGKARGLRELIAQSIRAFTAIFEALLFLKNIEVPPKGRDTVKLACEAFGLDAALFDKLLDIREERLKPSGEEVQKLFKRYLHEVRKLAQAVDSMGG; this is encoded by the coding sequence ATGCCCAAGATACCCAAAGACCCCAAGGAGATCCTCGAGGCGTTCTCTGCCGATTATCAGGCCCTTTTCGGCGAGAATCTCGTTAGCATCATCCTTTACGGGAGCGCCGCGGCAGACGGTTACCGGCCGGGGAAATCCGATATCAACTTCATGGTCGTACTCACCGAGGAAGGGATCGATGACCTGGAGCGCGCCCTTCCCCTGGTGGAAAAGTGGAAGAAGCGGAATGTGGCCGTCCCTCTGTTCCTAACTCAAAATTACATCCGCACCTCTACTGACGTGTTTCCTGTGGAATACCTCGGTTTCCATAGAAGACACCATCTCGTTTACGGAAAGGATCTCCTTTCAGACCTCTCCTTCGATCCCCAATGGGTGAGGCTTCAGTGCGAGCGGGAGATCAAGGGAAAACTCCTCCTGCTGAGGGAGGCCTATTTCCAGGCGGGGGGAAAGGCCAGAGGGCTGAGGGAACTGATCGCACAATCGATCCGTGCCTTTACGGCGATCTTCGAGGCCTTACTGTTCCTCAAAAACATTGAGGTTCCCCCAAAAGGGCGTGATACGGTGAAGCTTGCATGCGAGGCCTTCGGCCTGGATGCCGCCCTTTTCGACAAGCTACTGGATATCCGGGAAGAGCGGTTGAAACCGTCTGGAGAGGAGGTCCAGAAACTCTTCAAACGGTATCTTCATGAAGTAAGGAAACTCGCCCAAGCGGTGGATTCAATGGGAGGATAG